A portion of the Desulfosoma caldarium genome contains these proteins:
- a CDS encoding tetratricopeptide repeat protein yields MFKRSSPKRSYDTVSLFRPRRRRSRASRALKVGVLAAAAMAIFAGVKLYGNPLEAVLARLPVPHRLEAVVLEVNGKTEEIPLDGEKVFNPRDALRVVGVKTDGWIAWGVTVRAADLNVREVTGQAKVLRDLMPAETFETPRRVDLEATWMGKPLGRVRLFVQLDAKDWLAKAQEAVELEEKIQYLERVLEADPRNVLVKTQLAGLYGEANRYGDAEKLYKEVLELGPSRPVLDRLIAVYKKQKKHAQVLEASLHLLQLSNDTQVFQDLVSYMQRQVPIEEALKLFRQHGPKVPAAYRGSWHLVRADLATKAKNWAEAAQAYESAMAAGVRNSTIYYNLSVVRSKTGDLDQAAQDLEKYLKANPGDVTNWLKLAAMAEKAGDASKALKIYRDLMAKNPSEKRVLVRLAALLEKSGDKGELLKVYENLARLDPQDRVVQWNLAMLLYDTKQWDKALSAFEKCAGLSPNDPQPLKYLLDLYQKAKNQPKQVEILKKLIAVDKDNLAYYDALFVLYDQAKDYDAIVNVFEEAAQKHPKVTAFYQYLLYGALKKGQKQKALKALEELCRLEPKKVKYLKQAAQLHESLGQYSKALEKIKRVLEIHPNDAAAKDDYLRLRLLLMAPKKTGFFYCTEKPVRV; encoded by the coding sequence ATGTTTAAAAGAAGCTCTCCCAAAAGGTCTTATGACACGGTATCGCTTTTTCGACCTCGACGCCGACGCTCCAGAGCGTCCAGGGCCCTCAAGGTTGGTGTATTGGCCGCTGCCGCCATGGCGATTTTCGCTGGGGTGAAGCTATACGGGAATCCTCTCGAAGCTGTTCTCGCCAGACTCCCGGTGCCGCATCGGCTGGAAGCCGTTGTTCTGGAGGTCAATGGAAAAACAGAAGAAATTCCTTTGGACGGCGAAAAAGTTTTCAACCCACGCGATGCCCTTCGCGTGGTCGGCGTGAAAACCGATGGATGGATTGCCTGGGGTGTCACGGTGCGGGCCGCGGACTTGAATGTTCGCGAGGTGACAGGCCAGGCGAAGGTCCTCAGGGACCTTATGCCGGCCGAAACCTTTGAGACGCCCAGACGCGTGGACTTGGAAGCCACGTGGATGGGTAAACCCCTTGGCAGGGTTCGACTTTTCGTCCAATTGGACGCCAAGGACTGGTTGGCCAAGGCCCAGGAAGCGGTTGAATTGGAAGAGAAAATCCAGTATCTGGAAAGAGTTCTGGAAGCCGACCCGCGCAACGTCCTGGTCAAGACCCAGTTGGCCGGCTTGTATGGGGAAGCGAATCGATACGGGGATGCGGAAAAGCTTTACAAAGAAGTCTTGGAACTCGGGCCGTCTCGGCCCGTGCTAGATAGGCTCATCGCCGTCTACAAGAAACAGAAAAAACACGCCCAGGTGCTGGAAGCTTCGCTGCACCTATTGCAGCTTTCCAACGACACGCAGGTGTTTCAGGACCTGGTGAGCTACATGCAGCGCCAGGTGCCCATCGAAGAAGCCTTGAAACTCTTCAGGCAGCATGGTCCCAAGGTGCCGGCGGCGTATCGCGGCTCATGGCACCTGGTGCGAGCGGATCTGGCCACCAAGGCGAAAAACTGGGCGGAGGCCGCCCAGGCCTACGAAAGCGCCATGGCCGCCGGCGTGCGCAACTCCACCATTTACTACAACCTTTCGGTGGTGAGAAGCAAAACGGGTGACTTGGATCAGGCCGCTCAGGATTTGGAAAAATACCTCAAGGCCAATCCAGGGGATGTGACCAACTGGCTAAAGCTTGCGGCCATGGCCGAAAAAGCCGGGGACGCGTCCAAAGCATTGAAAATTTATCGGGACCTCATGGCCAAAAATCCTTCCGAAAAAAGGGTTCTTGTGCGTTTGGCCGCCCTTTTGGAAAAATCCGGCGATAAAGGCGAACTGCTCAAAGTCTACGAAAACCTGGCTCGCCTAGACCCCCAGGACCGCGTGGTGCAATGGAATTTGGCCATGCTTCTCTACGACACCAAACAGTGGGACAAGGCTCTGAGCGCCTTTGAAAAGTGCGCGGGCCTGTCGCCGAACGATCCCCAGCCTTTAAAATACCTCTTGGATCTTTATCAAAAAGCCAAGAACCAGCCCAAGCAGGTGGAAATCCTGAAGAAACTCATTGCTGTGGACAAAGATAACCTGGCTTACTACGATGCCCTTTTTGTTCTGTACGACCAGGCAAAAGACTATGATGCCATTGTCAATGTGTTTGAAGAGGCGGCGCAAAAGCATCCCAAGGTGACGGCCTTTTACCAGTATCTGCTCTACGGAGCGCTTAAGAAAGGTCAAAAACAAAAGGCCCTGAAGGCCTTGGAAGAACTGTGCCGGCTGGAACCAAAGAAAGTCAAATACCTTAAACAGGCAGCTCAGCTTCATGAAAGCCTGGGGCAGTACAGCAAGGCGCTGGAAAAGATCAAGCGCGTTTTGGAAATCCATCCCAACGATGCGGCGGCCAAGGACGATTATTTGCGCCTGAGGCTCCTTTTGATGGCTCCCAAAAAGACGGGCTTTTTCTATTGCACGGAAAAGCCGGTTCGTGTATAA
- a CDS encoding entericidin A/B family lipoprotein: protein MRRIRRFGRMWNWVLALSLFCAAAVGCNTVKGIGKDIRSLGGAIERTSGK, encoded by the coding sequence ATGCGCAGAATCCGTCGGTTTGGCAGGATGTGGAACTGGGTGTTGGCCTTGAGCCTTTTCTGTGCTGCTGCGGTAGGCTGCAACACCGTCAAGGGCATCGGCAAAGACATTCGTTCTCTAGGCGGCGCCATCGAACGCACATCCGGTAAATGA
- a CDS encoding 4Fe-4S dicluster domain-containing protein: MKSKVRQLLEEGRVDAFVAYKTVHGLPFPAVFTKADLDALETWQPFKARYPVTKLLLAQARQNPEKTFGVLVRGCEERSLYELFKWNQLNPSKVVILGQACPQDLAFYCECAKPYPDHLDYGEAPKGVQQSRRLQELEAMPEADRLAWWLGHFNRCIRCYGCRDVCPVCFCTECSLEHKELIPAGKLPPDTSFHLVRAVHMAGRCIDCGLCEETCPANIPLRALYKQVNNLVEGIFDYKTGVPDGRSPFTMLGDESFLPTGTR, translated from the coding sequence ATGAAGAGCAAAGTGCGACAATTGCTGGAAGAAGGCCGCGTGGACGCCTTTGTGGCCTACAAGACGGTTCACGGGCTGCCTTTTCCCGCCGTCTTCACCAAGGCCGACCTGGACGCGTTGGAAACCTGGCAGCCCTTCAAGGCTCGATACCCCGTCACCAAGCTGCTTCTGGCTCAAGCGCGGCAAAACCCAGAAAAGACCTTTGGGGTTTTGGTGCGCGGCTGTGAAGAGCGGTCCCTTTATGAACTGTTCAAATGGAACCAACTAAACCCGTCCAAGGTGGTCATTCTGGGACAGGCTTGCCCTCAAGACCTCGCCTTCTACTGCGAATGCGCCAAACCGTACCCCGATCACCTGGACTATGGCGAGGCGCCCAAAGGCGTGCAGCAGAGCCGTCGGCTTCAGGAACTGGAGGCTATGCCGGAGGCGGACAGGCTGGCCTGGTGGCTCGGTCATTTCAACCGCTGCATTCGATGCTACGGGTGCCGCGACGTGTGTCCTGTGTGCTTCTGCACCGAATGCAGCCTGGAACACAAGGAACTCATCCCCGCAGGAAAACTGCCTCCGGACACTTCCTTTCACCTGGTGCGCGCCGTGCACATGGCCGGCCGATGCATCGACTGCGGGCTCTGCGAGGAAACCTGCCCCGCCAACATTCCCCTGCGGGCCCTCTATAAGCAGGTCAACAATCTGGTGGAAGGCATCTTTGACTACAAAACGGGCGTGCCCGACGGCCGATCGCCCTTCACCATGCTGGGCGACGAAAGCTTTCTGCCCACCGGCACCCGCTAA
- a CDS encoding hydrogenase iron-sulfur subunit: MAERFEPRILAILCNWCSYAGADLAGVSRFQYPPNVRVVRVMCSGTVSPHHVLHAFQRGADGVLVAGCHIGDCHYLKGNYMTLKRMKFVQELIRFAGYNPERFRLEWISSAEGIKFAEVVRTFTEKVRSLGPAPSFEASPRLALGL, encoded by the coding sequence ATGGCGGAACGCTTTGAACCGAGAATTTTGGCCATTTTGTGCAACTGGTGCAGCTACGCCGGAGCCGACTTGGCGGGGGTGAGCCGGTTTCAGTACCCGCCCAATGTGCGTGTCGTGCGCGTCATGTGCTCGGGCACCGTATCGCCCCACCATGTGCTTCACGCCTTTCAACGCGGTGCCGACGGAGTGCTTGTTGCCGGATGTCACATCGGGGATTGTCATTACCTCAAAGGCAACTACATGACCCTAAAGCGTATGAAATTCGTGCAGGAACTGATTCGATTCGCCGGTTACAACCCGGAACGGTTTCGCCTGGAATGGATTTCTTCGGCCGAAGGCATCAAATTCGCCGAAGTGGTGCGGACGTTTACCGAGAAGGTGCGTTCCCTGGGACCCGCTCCGTCCTTTGAAGCGAGCCCGCGGCTGGCCCTGGGACTTTAG
- a CDS encoding FAD-dependent oxidoreductase — MTNATRPTPANTIGSVMVVGGGIAGVQAALDLADSGYFVHLVESSSAIGGVMATLDKTFPTDDCSLCILSPKLVEVGRHLNIQLHTLAEVKGVSGQAGNFRVTVFQRARYIDMEKCIGCGTCAEKCPRKVPDEYNAGLGRRKAAYVKFPQAVPLKYLIDKDHCIYFEKGKCRACEKFCPTQAVNFDDKDREFTLDVGSIILAPGFEPFDPRVYDTYNYAKLPNVVTSMEFERILSASGPFEGHLVRPSDHQEPKKIAWLQCVGSRDIHHCDNGYCSSVCCMYAIKQAGIAIEHAGPDLETAIFFMDMRTPGKDFDKYYERAQKEKGVRFIRSRVHSIEAVPGTDDLAIQYVTEDGRVVEEIFNLVVLSVGLQISQQTLDLAERLGVEIGDGRFAATSPFEPVQTSRDGIFVCGVFQSPKDIPLSVMEASAAAAESAALLAPARNTLTRKPPALTEKDVATQEPRVGVFVCHCGVNIAGVIDVAAVADYAETLPSVVYVERNLFTCAQDTQDKMKKVIEDHKLNRIVVAACSPRTHEPLFQETLKQAGLNKYLFEMANIRNMGSWVHMNEPEAATEKAKDMVRMAVAKVALQQPLSEVQLNVTKSGLVVGGGIAGMTAALTLADQGYPVTLVERKDVLGGHGRKLYSTWDGQPIAPFLDELINRVIQHPKITVYTNTHIRDVQGFVGNFHTVLDVGGSPKEVDHGVAILAIGAHSLKPTEYGYGQSDRIFLNLDLDQAISQRDSRIVNANSAVFIQCVGSREPQRPYCSRVCCSHSIENALRLKKLNPDLDVFMLYRDIRTFGLRENLYKEARARGVLFIRFDLDNKPQVQVASDGSLTVTVLDHILQRPIVLKPDILTLASAIVMRTEEADELAKMFKVPLNAEGFFLEAHAKLRPVDFATDGVFIAGLAHYPKPTEECIAQAKAAAARAATVLAKDSILAGGVVAVVNKDLCCGCQGCVQCCPFGAISYLEQEAKCEVNHALCKGCGTCAATCPSEAITLLGFSHLQLYTQIDEALSA, encoded by the coding sequence ATGACCAATGCGACGCGACCCACCCCAGCGAACACCATCGGATCCGTCATGGTGGTTGGTGGAGGCATCGCCGGCGTCCAGGCAGCCTTAGATTTGGCCGATTCGGGGTATTTCGTGCACCTGGTCGAGTCCAGTTCGGCCATCGGCGGCGTCATGGCCACGCTTGACAAGACTTTTCCTACCGACGATTGCTCCTTGTGCATTCTGTCACCGAAACTGGTCGAGGTCGGGCGGCATTTGAACATTCAACTGCACACGCTGGCCGAAGTGAAAGGGGTTTCAGGGCAAGCCGGCAATTTCCGCGTCACCGTTTTCCAGCGCGCCCGCTACATCGACATGGAAAAGTGCATCGGATGCGGCACCTGTGCTGAAAAATGCCCTCGCAAGGTGCCCGATGAGTACAACGCGGGGCTCGGCCGACGCAAAGCTGCCTATGTCAAGTTTCCCCAAGCCGTGCCTTTGAAGTATCTCATCGACAAAGATCATTGTATCTATTTCGAAAAAGGCAAATGTCGCGCCTGTGAGAAGTTTTGCCCGACCCAGGCCGTGAATTTCGATGATAAGGATCGTGAGTTCACTCTGGACGTGGGCAGCATCATTTTGGCACCCGGCTTTGAACCCTTTGATCCCAGGGTTTACGACACCTATAACTACGCCAAGCTACCCAATGTCGTCACATCCATGGAGTTTGAGCGGATTTTGTCCGCCTCGGGCCCCTTTGAAGGCCACCTCGTGCGGCCCTCGGATCATCAGGAACCTAAGAAGATCGCGTGGCTGCAGTGCGTGGGATCCCGCGACATCCACCATTGCGACAACGGCTATTGTTCCTCCGTGTGCTGCATGTACGCCATCAAGCAAGCCGGAATCGCCATCGAACATGCCGGCCCCGACCTGGAGACGGCCATTTTCTTTATGGACATGCGCACACCGGGTAAAGACTTCGACAAGTACTATGAGCGTGCTCAAAAAGAAAAGGGCGTGCGCTTCATCCGCTCCCGAGTTCACAGCATTGAAGCCGTCCCAGGAACCGACGATCTGGCTATTCAGTATGTGACCGAAGACGGCCGGGTCGTGGAAGAAATCTTTAACCTCGTGGTGCTGTCTGTGGGTCTCCAGATTTCCCAACAAACTCTGGACTTGGCCGAAAGGCTCGGGGTGGAGATCGGCGACGGCCGCTTCGCCGCCACCTCACCTTTTGAACCCGTTCAGACCTCTCGGGACGGCATTTTTGTGTGCGGCGTTTTTCAAAGCCCAAAAGACATTCCCCTTTCCGTCATGGAAGCCTCGGCCGCTGCGGCCGAATCCGCCGCCCTGCTAGCCCCCGCGCGAAATACCCTGACCCGCAAGCCCCCTGCACTTACGGAAAAAGATGTGGCGACCCAAGAACCTCGCGTGGGCGTGTTTGTCTGCCACTGTGGCGTGAACATCGCCGGCGTGATTGATGTGGCGGCGGTCGCCGATTACGCGGAAACGTTGCCCTCGGTGGTGTATGTGGAGCGCAACCTTTTTACGTGCGCCCAGGACACCCAGGACAAAATGAAAAAGGTCATCGAAGACCATAAGCTCAACCGAATCGTCGTGGCCGCCTGTTCCCCTCGAACCCACGAACCTCTGTTCCAGGAAACCCTTAAACAGGCCGGTCTCAACAAATACCTCTTTGAAATGGCCAACATTCGCAACATGGGCTCCTGGGTCCACATGAACGAGCCCGAAGCCGCCACGGAAAAGGCCAAAGACATGGTGCGCATGGCGGTAGCCAAAGTGGCCTTGCAACAGCCTCTAAGCGAGGTGCAGCTGAACGTGACCAAATCGGGCTTAGTGGTCGGGGGCGGTATCGCGGGCATGACGGCCGCCCTGACCTTGGCCGACCAAGGTTACCCCGTCACGCTCGTGGAACGCAAAGACGTCCTGGGCGGTCACGGCCGCAAGCTCTATTCCACCTGGGACGGCCAGCCCATTGCGCCCTTCTTGGATGAGCTCATCAATCGAGTCATCCAACACCCGAAGATCACCGTGTACACCAACACCCATATCCGGGACGTGCAGGGCTTTGTGGGCAATTTTCACACGGTGCTGGATGTGGGCGGATCCCCCAAGGAAGTCGACCATGGTGTCGCCATTTTGGCCATTGGAGCCCATTCACTGAAACCTACAGAATACGGCTACGGGCAAAGCGATCGCATTTTCCTTAATCTGGATTTGGATCAGGCTATCAGCCAACGAGATTCGCGCATTGTCAATGCCAACTCGGCCGTGTTCATTCAGTGCGTGGGATCCAGAGAACCCCAAAGGCCATACTGCAGCCGAGTCTGCTGCAGCCATTCCATTGAAAACGCCCTACGCCTTAAAAAGCTTAATCCGGATTTGGATGTCTTCATGCTCTACCGGGATATTCGCACCTTTGGCTTGAGAGAAAACCTCTACAAGGAAGCTCGGGCCCGGGGTGTGCTCTTCATTCGCTTTGACCTGGACAACAAACCCCAGGTCCAGGTGGCCTCAGACGGCTCCCTCACCGTCACCGTGCTGGACCACATCCTGCAGCGCCCCATCGTGCTCAAACCGGATATTCTCACCCTGGCCTCCGCCATTGTCATGCGCACGGAAGAAGCCGATGAGCTGGCCAAGATGTTCAAGGTGCCTTTGAATGCCGAAGGCTTCTTCTTGGAGGCTCACGCCAAATTGCGACCCGTGGATTTTGCCACGGACGGCGTTTTCATTGCGGGCTTGGCCCACTACCCCAAACCCACCGAAGAATGCATCGCCCAGGCCAAGGCCGCCGCGGCTCGCGCGGCCACCGTGCTGGCCAAAGATTCCATTCTGGCCGGCGGTGTGGTGGCCGTGGTGAACAAGGACCTGTGCTGCGGCTGTCAGGGCTGTGTGCAGTGTTGTCCCTTCGGGGCCATCTCGTACCTGGAACAGGAAGCCAAGTGCGAAGTCAACCACGCTCTGTGCAAGGGATGCGGCACCTGCGCGGCCACATGCCCATCGGAAGCCATTACGCTGCTGGGGTTTTCCCACCTGCAGCTCTACACCCAAATCGACGAGGCCCTCAGCGCTTAG
- the gltA gene encoding NADPH-dependent glutamate synthase, whose amino-acid sequence MTEEKGTKSAPAKKQKINLNRVEMPKQSEHERRHNFDEVALGYTWELAKEEASRCIQCKKRPCQQGCPVNIDIPDFIAALQREDVEEAARILKRKTSLPGVCGRVCPQELQCENACTLNKKGAPVAIGRLERFIADWERTQGAPTMPEMAPSTGKKVAVVGSGPSGLTVASDLAILGHQVVLFEALHVAGGVLMYGIPQFRLPKEIVQREVQYVQSLGVDLRLNTVIGINYSLDELLRTDYDAVYLAPGAGLPKFLGVPGENLNMVYSANEFLTRTNLMKAYRYPEYATPIKMGKKVAVIGGGNVAMDAARCAVRLGAQEVYVIYRRTRAEMPARLEEVENAEEEGIEFHFLCNPTAFLSDGRNNVAAMELIRMKLTEPDESGRRRPVPIPGSEYILDVDTVVVSLGTSPNPLIPSTTPDLNVTRWGTVVTDERGRTSKARVWAGGDIVSGGATVISAMGEGRIAAASMHEFLSNGQKKIIPPSPATDDPKTL is encoded by the coding sequence ATGACGGAAGAAAAAGGAACCAAAAGCGCCCCGGCAAAGAAGCAGAAAATCAATCTGAACCGGGTCGAGATGCCGAAGCAGTCGGAACACGAGCGCCGTCACAACTTCGATGAAGTGGCTCTTGGATACACGTGGGAATTGGCCAAAGAAGAGGCATCCCGTTGTATTCAGTGCAAAAAAAGGCCGTGTCAGCAGGGCTGCCCGGTCAATATCGACATTCCAGATTTCATTGCGGCTCTGCAGCGCGAAGACGTGGAAGAGGCGGCGCGCATATTGAAGCGCAAGACATCGCTTCCCGGCGTCTGCGGCCGCGTGTGCCCTCAGGAACTGCAGTGCGAAAACGCCTGCACCCTGAACAAAAAAGGAGCTCCGGTGGCCATCGGGCGACTGGAACGGTTCATCGCCGATTGGGAAAGAACTCAAGGGGCACCCACCATGCCGGAGATGGCACCGTCCACGGGCAAAAAGGTCGCCGTGGTGGGATCCGGCCCTTCGGGCCTCACAGTGGCGTCCGACCTGGCCATTTTGGGGCATCAAGTCGTGTTGTTTGAAGCGCTTCACGTGGCCGGCGGGGTGCTCATGTACGGTATTCCCCAATTTCGCCTTCCCAAAGAAATCGTGCAGCGCGAAGTGCAGTACGTGCAGTCCCTGGGCGTGGACCTCAGGCTCAACACGGTCATCGGTATCAACTACAGCCTCGATGAACTGCTGCGCACCGACTACGATGCCGTCTATCTGGCCCCCGGTGCCGGGCTTCCCAAATTCCTCGGGGTGCCCGGAGAAAATCTGAACATGGTCTATTCGGCCAATGAGTTCCTGACGCGCACCAACCTCATGAAGGCTTACCGATATCCGGAATACGCTACGCCCATCAAAATGGGCAAAAAGGTGGCGGTCATCGGAGGCGGCAACGTGGCCATGGATGCGGCGCGCTGCGCCGTGCGCCTTGGAGCCCAAGAAGTCTATGTCATCTATCGACGCACGCGCGCCGAAATGCCGGCTCGACTGGAAGAAGTCGAAAACGCCGAGGAGGAAGGCATTGAGTTCCATTTTCTGTGCAACCCCACGGCCTTTTTGAGTGACGGGCGCAACAACGTGGCGGCCATGGAACTCATCCGCATGAAACTTACCGAACCCGACGAAAGCGGCCGGCGACGTCCGGTCCCCATTCCCGGAAGCGAATACATTCTGGACGTGGACACCGTTGTGGTTTCTTTGGGAACCTCCCCCAACCCCCTCATCCCTTCCACAACTCCCGACCTCAACGTCACGCGCTGGGGCACTGTGGTCACTGATGAAAGGGGCCGCACCTCCAAGGCCCGAGTGTGGGCCGGAGGCGACATCGTCTCGGGTGGGGCCACCGTCATCAGCGCTATGGGTGAGGGGCGCATTGCGGCGGCGTCCATGCATGAGTTTTTGAGCAACGGGCAGAAAAAGATCATTCCTCCCAGCCCCGCAACGGACGACCCTAAAACGCTATAA
- a CDS encoding sulfide/dihydroorotate dehydrogenase-like FAD/NAD-binding protein, translated as MYSIVEHEVLAPRVHRLRVQAPVVAEKAKPGQFVILIIDEKGERVPFTISDWDSEAGTVDFVFIEVGKTTQQLATMQPGDQLLSFIGPLGRPAEVGQFGHVVSVLSGYGIAAMVPILKALKDNGNTLTTIVQAPDQDRLFGQKPLEELSDTLILALGTQGDGMMESTTVAMRKLLNQHPKRRIDRVIAMCSLCLMRVLSEMTRPYAIKTMVHLTPVMVDGTGMCGACRLSVGRTNRFACVHGPEFDGHEVDGWEVLMARRCTYADESILQQGFQCRGCSQW; from the coding sequence ATGTATTCCATTGTCGAACATGAAGTTTTGGCTCCCAGAGTGCACCGGCTTCGCGTACAGGCACCGGTGGTGGCGGAAAAGGCCAAGCCGGGCCAGTTCGTCATACTCATCATCGACGAGAAAGGCGAGCGCGTGCCCTTTACCATCAGCGATTGGGATTCCGAGGCTGGCACGGTGGATTTTGTCTTCATTGAGGTGGGAAAGACGACGCAACAGTTGGCCACGATGCAGCCAGGAGACCAGCTCCTGAGTTTCATCGGTCCGTTAGGGCGCCCGGCCGAAGTAGGCCAATTCGGCCATGTGGTCTCGGTGCTCAGCGGCTACGGCATCGCCGCCATGGTTCCCATTCTCAAGGCCTTAAAGGACAACGGCAACACCCTGACCACCATCGTGCAGGCACCGGACCAAGACCGCCTCTTTGGTCAAAAGCCTCTAGAGGAACTGAGCGACACCCTCATTCTGGCCCTCGGCACACAAGGCGACGGCATGATGGAAAGCACCACCGTGGCCATGCGCAAGCTGCTTAACCAGCATCCCAAGCGCCGCATCGACCGCGTCATCGCCATGTGTTCACTGTGCCTCATGCGCGTCCTTTCGGAAATGACGCGCCCCTACGCCATCAAGACCATGGTGCATTTGACTCCGGTGATGGTGGACGGCACGGGCATGTGCGGCGCTTGCCGCCTGAGCGTGGGGCGCACCAACCGGTTCGCCTGTGTGCACGGTCCGGAATTTGACGGCCACGAAGTGGACGGCTGGGAAGTGCTCATGGCCCGCCGCTGTACGTATGCCGATGAGAGCATTTTACAGCAAGGATTTCAGTGTCGCGGATGTTCACAGTGGTAG